The following are from one region of the Candidatus Obscuribacterales bacterium genome:
- a CDS encoding tetratricopeptide repeat protein, whose translation MSKVSLNSTLSIALALTLGIFAAYNADARSDQQVKYKRTGKSFDSAQETVLDPSLFKRRPGYREIEAQKKEEEEKATQKAIDDAKKAQLDKANAEKARKQGALAANNQGVQLGKSGRWAEAIAAHEKAVQLEPENKQLRINLSAACVVYGQTKMAAGDNMAASAAFRKALLAAPDNGLAGKLLADATRKLGRDPESAEARMEIGDQLLAAGDVQSAVLEYQAAMQLEDSGRTYAKMGDLALRVGQTPTALNWYQQAIVKDPDCAQAHRQLGLLLLNQKDLTGAVTSLRKALILNPNDTAAGQALVELWQRQMAANPLQPENHLGLAGAYQLTGNFAGAAQEYGKLEAIDPQNTSLAAGRASLERAMAHARSEKHRLAAETLLSQGLSREALIEIKQAAGAEPKNARYQFMLAQCLEAVSDFKGAHQAYLTCVLIDPVNNKNAAARLKRMQDNMKVMGTSSAELTDLANQLAKEMSATPAAAQAKAAAAVPAAVPAAAPQITAPAKSAATTENTVADPAMVQVAALEAQGNYKAAAQLLNQLVTNNMNNAELHHRLAVNLKAAGQLGEALSEFRIAAAFAPGNAEFAKDLSNAVAANKANLLSEGKRGQ comes from the coding sequence GTGAGCAAAGTCAGCCTAAATTCAACTCTATCGATAGCCCTGGCTCTAACCCTGGGCATTTTTGCTGCTTATAATGCAGACGCTCGCTCGGACCAGCAGGTCAAATACAAGCGCACCGGCAAAAGCTTTGATAGCGCCCAAGAGACAGTTTTAGACCCTTCTTTGTTCAAGCGCCGTCCGGGATACCGCGAAATAGAAGCGCAGAAGAAAGAAGAAGAAGAAAAGGCAACGCAAAAAGCCATCGATGATGCCAAAAAGGCTCAATTGGATAAAGCCAACGCCGAAAAGGCACGCAAGCAAGGAGCGCTTGCCGCCAACAACCAGGGTGTGCAATTGGGTAAATCCGGACGCTGGGCAGAAGCTATTGCCGCCCACGAGAAAGCAGTTCAGCTAGAGCCGGAAAACAAACAGTTACGCATTAACTTGTCGGCTGCCTGTGTAGTTTATGGTCAAACAAAAATGGCTGCCGGTGACAACATGGCTGCCAGTGCCGCTTTCCGCAAAGCCTTGCTTGCCGCACCCGATAACGGACTTGCCGGAAAACTATTAGCAGATGCCACAAGAAAGCTCGGTCGCGATCCTGAATCAGCCGAAGCACGTATGGAAATAGGCGATCAACTGCTTGCTGCCGGTGATGTGCAGTCAGCCGTCCTTGAGTACCAAGCAGCAATGCAGCTGGAAGATTCCGGACGCACCTATGCCAAAATGGGTGATCTTGCTTTGCGTGTAGGTCAAACACCGACAGCTCTTAACTGGTATCAGCAAGCTATCGTAAAAGATCCTGATTGCGCGCAAGCTCACCGCCAATTAGGGTTGCTTTTGCTCAATCAAAAGGATTTGACAGGTGCTGTCACGTCCTTACGTAAAGCACTAATACTTAATCCGAATGATACAGCTGCAGGACAAGCACTAGTTGAACTTTGGCAAAGACAAATGGCTGCCAATCCATTACAGCCGGAAAACCACCTCGGTCTTGCCGGTGCTTATCAGTTAACCGGCAACTTCGCCGGAGCCGCTCAAGAGTATGGCAAACTGGAAGCAATTGATCCACAAAACACAAGCCTTGCTGCCGGACGAGCAAGCTTAGAACGTGCTATGGCACATGCGAGATCGGAAAAGCACAGACTTGCTGCCGAGACTCTACTTTCACAAGGTCTTAGCCGCGAAGCGTTGATTGAAATCAAACAAGCAGCAGGCGCTGAGCCGAAAAACGCTCGCTATCAATTTATGCTAGCTCAATGCTTAGAAGCAGTTAGCGATTTCAAAGGCGCACACCAAGCTTATTTGACCTGCGTATTAATTGATCCGGTCAACAACAAAAATGCCGCTGCCCGCTTGAAGCGCATGCAAGACAACATGAAAGTAATGGGCACAAGCTCAGCTGAATTGACAGATCTTGCCAATCAATTAGCTAAGGAAATGTCTGCAACACCAGCTGCCGCGCAAGCTAAAGCTGCTGCTGCTGTTCCTGCAGCTGTACCGGCCGCAGCCCCACAAATTACTGCTCCTGCAAAAAGCGCAGCAACTACAGAAAATACTGTCGCTGACCCGGCAATGGTTCAAGTAGCTGCACTTGAAGCCCAAGGCAACTACAAAGCTGCTGCTCAGCTTTTGAATCAGCTGGTCACCAACAATATGAACAATGCCGAGTTGCACCACCGTTTAGCCGTCAACTTAAAAGCAGCTGGTCAACTTGGTGAAGCGTTGTCGGAATTCCGCATCGCTGCTGCTTTCGCTCCTGGCAATGCCGAATTCGCCAAGGATTTGAGCAATGCTGTGGCAGCTAACAAAGCAAATTTATTGAGTGAAGGAAAAAGAGGGCAATAA
- a CDS encoding DNA-directed RNA polymerase subunit beta: protein MAFYFQPPDLAEFPRRSYRKFLESTLGDLFSEISPIASEFNPRYELTFVGTDGKVHWRFDDYAPDSGYPTSAEEARRANMTHTKRLVMEVWLRDTQTGELRKTNAYVGDVPVITERGTFVINGSERVVLSQLVRAPGIYFNGDGQLHFKALLLPELGSPISFELVLSPPHGGKASRSRCRIKLPKRGAVSATTLLTAMGVDDQTIEKRLGLWLTRNRIDWKPITEQEALSVVGRAFKPDGGGGASAGAQALKELTDKRRYSLGQLGRQRVNGKLNIEMDSLQLTAEDFLAAVEYLMALPHGHGHIDNIDSLENRHLRGVGEILTRAVRPALGQMARSVRTRLELHEDDEIGSPTDFVDTRAFVNAINKFFGGNPLVQYLDQQNPLSELSHRRRITSFGPGGIDPNAAPVEMRDVHPSQIGRVCLVESPEGKNCGMVSYLATFCRIDDHGFMTVPYRRVVEGKVTDEICYLTPSDDKRFTLAPPDTRVDNDEIVGPHVSVRRGDLFYTVAPNEVDMIGIAPQGFISVGSALIPFLEHDDANRALMGGGMMRQTLPLVRPERPRVGTGMEKTVARSSGHSVIAKRAGKVTKVSGKNVTVKQASGEERNYPLIRFDRTNQNTILDQRPIVKVGDEIETGQIIADGPGIDQGELALGRNLLIAFLSWNGYNFEDAIVVRQGLIKDHKLSHVEIEKHTIGVHQTLRGPEILTPELPNIALADLEHLDERGIAKIGSHVKPGDILISKLSPKEQKALSAEDELLQAIFGKVAEEMADTSLRVPHGSGGRVIDVRIFTPETTPELKAGLICEIEVLIARLCPLEVGDKLAGRHGNKGIVATIVPDQDMPYMPDGTPVDLVLNPLGVPSRMNVGQVFDTQLGLYADILNRYYRIHQFDESIEADASHKLVTQALAEVRKTPGYEWMGHDGKVTLYDGRTGEAFDRPVLVGRQYILKLNQLVLHKINARSGLGGPYAAVTQQPVGGKANHGGQRVGEMEVWAIQAYGSAHLLNEMMTIKADDIEGRHQAYADIVQGKPLTQAGRTAAFDGLCCELRGLGLEVKLGRVVDSFEPIQDKSCVGQNKTLEQEYGVSAVNQMEVDGVKILEIPAGDYVPELPPQSTPIITSLTKGRHGAPSQLEVSQEPLIDDIDPEVDFVSSFIDEETKELLPEDPATEIIETSEITEVTEETSMPEQDNVITEDVELETDVDSETDEECEITDEDILDFEPISQLTMFLAEDSTQTTSTATQEHVVTSDKD, encoded by the coding sequence ATGGCATTCTATTTCCAACCACCAGACTTAGCTGAATTCCCCAGGCGCTCCTACAGAAAATTTCTGGAGTCGACCCTGGGTGATCTGTTTTCAGAGATCTCACCAATTGCCAGCGAATTCAATCCTCGTTATGAGCTGACCTTTGTTGGAACAGACGGAAAAGTTCACTGGCGTTTTGACGATTACGCACCGGACTCCGGTTATCCAACATCAGCAGAAGAAGCCCGCCGCGCTAACATGACCCATACCAAGAGACTGGTCATGGAAGTCTGGTTGCGCGACACGCAAACAGGCGAATTGCGCAAAACCAATGCTTATGTAGGCGATGTGCCTGTAATTACTGAAAGAGGGACTTTTGTAATCAACGGTTCTGAAAGAGTTGTTTTGAGCCAGTTGGTTAGAGCTCCCGGTATCTACTTCAACGGCGATGGTCAATTGCACTTCAAAGCCCTGCTTTTGCCGGAACTTGGATCGCCTATTAGTTTTGAACTTGTACTTAGCCCACCACATGGTGGAAAAGCCAGCCGCTCACGTTGCCGTATTAAATTGCCTAAGCGCGGTGCAGTTTCTGCAACTACCTTGCTGACAGCAATGGGTGTTGATGATCAAACAATTGAAAAACGTCTTGGACTTTGGCTCACCCGCAACCGCATTGACTGGAAACCTATTACCGAACAAGAAGCTTTATCTGTTGTTGGACGTGCCTTTAAACCAGATGGCGGCGGCGGTGCTTCCGCTGGTGCCCAAGCCCTTAAGGAATTGACAGACAAGCGTCGTTATTCACTGGGCCAACTTGGTCGCCAGCGCGTCAATGGAAAACTCAATATTGAAATGGATTCCCTGCAATTGACTGCTGAGGACTTCTTGGCTGCTGTTGAATATTTGATGGCTTTGCCACACGGACATGGTCATATAGACAACATCGACTCCTTAGAAAACAGGCACTTACGTGGCGTCGGCGAAATTCTAACAAGAGCGGTTCGTCCGGCTCTTGGTCAAATGGCTCGCTCTGTACGTACGCGTCTGGAACTCCATGAAGATGATGAAATTGGCAGCCCAACAGACTTCGTTGATACGCGCGCATTTGTTAACGCCATCAACAAGTTCTTTGGCGGCAATCCGCTTGTACAGTATTTGGACCAACAAAACCCACTTTCAGAACTTTCGCATAGAAGAAGAATCACATCCTTTGGACCTGGTGGCATTGATCCAAACGCCGCTCCTGTCGAAATGCGCGACGTTCACCCCAGTCAAATTGGTCGTGTCTGCTTAGTTGAATCCCCGGAAGGCAAAAACTGCGGTATGGTTTCGTACCTGGCTACTTTCTGCCGTATCGATGACCATGGATTCATGACTGTGCCGTATAGACGTGTTGTTGAAGGCAAAGTCACGGATGAAATCTGCTACTTAACACCATCTGACGATAAGCGCTTCACGCTGGCACCACCGGATACCAGAGTGGACAATGATGAGATAGTCGGACCGCACGTCTCTGTTCGCCGCGGCGATCTCTTCTACACAGTTGCACCAAACGAAGTAGACATGATTGGTATCGCCCCGCAGGGATTTATCTCTGTTGGTTCGGCTCTAATTCCATTTCTAGAGCATGATGATGCTAACCGCGCACTTATGGGTGGCGGCATGATGCGCCAGACTTTGCCTCTTGTGCGCCCTGAGCGTCCACGCGTCGGCACAGGCATGGAAAAGACTGTTGCCCGTTCATCAGGTCACTCCGTAATTGCCAAACGTGCAGGAAAAGTAACCAAAGTCTCCGGCAAAAACGTCACAGTCAAGCAAGCCAGTGGCGAAGAAAGAAACTATCCTCTCATTCGTTTCGACAGAACCAACCAGAACACTATTCTTGACCAAAGACCAATCGTCAAAGTTGGTGATGAAATTGAAACCGGTCAGATTATTGCTGATGGTCCAGGTATTGATCAAGGTGAATTGGCATTGGGCCGCAACCTGTTAATCGCCTTCTTATCCTGGAATGGCTATAACTTTGAAGATGCCATTGTTGTACGCCAAGGGCTGATTAAAGATCACAAGCTAAGCCACGTTGAAATTGAAAAGCATACAATTGGCGTCCACCAAACATTGCGTGGTCCGGAAATTCTTACACCGGAATTGCCAAACATTGCTTTAGCTGATCTTGAGCACTTGGATGAACGCGGTATTGCCAAAATAGGCAGTCATGTCAAACCAGGCGACATTCTTATATCAAAGCTTTCGCCAAAAGAACAAAAAGCACTGTCGGCAGAAGATGAACTTCTGCAAGCAATTTTCGGCAAGGTTGCCGAAGAAATGGCTGACACATCGCTTCGCGTGCCACATGGTTCGGGTGGTCGCGTAATTGATGTGCGCATCTTCACACCGGAAACCACACCGGAATTGAAAGCCGGCTTAATCTGCGAAATAGAAGTCTTAATTGCACGCCTCTGCCCATTGGAAGTTGGCGACAAACTAGCTGGACGCCATGGCAACAAAGGCATTGTGGCAACAATTGTGCCGGATCAAGACATGCCTTACATGCCGGATGGCACGCCTGTTGATCTTGTCTTGAATCCGTTGGGCGTTCCCAGCCGTATGAATGTCGGACAAGTATTCGATACGCAGCTTGGACTCTACGCCGATATTTTGAACCGCTATTACCGTATTCACCAGTTTGACGAATCCATTGAAGCTGATGCTTCCCACAAACTAGTCACCCAAGCCCTTGCAGAAGTGCGCAAGACACCGGGTTATGAGTGGATGGGTCACGACGGCAAAGTAACTTTGTACGATGGTCGCACAGGCGAAGCTTTTGATCGTCCAGTATTAGTTGGACGCCAGTACATTCTCAAACTCAATCAACTTGTCTTACACAAGATAAATGCCCGCTCCGGTCTTGGTGGCCCATACGCAGCTGTTACACAACAGCCGGTCGGCGGTAAAGCCAATCACGGCGGTCAAAGAGTCGGTGAAATGGAAGTCTGGGCAATTCAAGCTTACGGCTCAGCTCACTTGCTCAACGAAATGATGACAATCAAAGCTGATGATATTGAAGGTCGTCACCAAGCTTACGCCGACATCGTTCAAGGAAAGCCACTCACTCAAGCTGGTCGTACTGCCGCCTTCGACGGACTTTGTTGCGAATTGCGCGGTCTAGGCTTGGAAGTAAAACTTGGACGCGTCGTTGACTCGTTTGAACCTATACAAGACAAGTCCTGTGTTGGACAGAACAAAACATTAGAACAGGAATATGGCGTGTCTGCCGTAAATCAAATGGAAGTAGACGGCGTAAAAATCCTGGAAATTCCAGCAGGCGATTATGTACCGGAGCTTCCACCGCAGTCAACGCCAATAATCACATCGTTGACCAAAGGCAGGCACGGTGCTCCTTCACAGCTCGAAGTTTCGCAGGAGCCACTAATTGACGATATTGATCCGGAAGTTGACTTTGTTTCTTCCTTTATAGATGAAGAGACCAAAGAACTATTACCGGAAGACCCAGCGACCGAGATTATAGAAACAAGTGAGATAACAGAAGTCACAGAGGAAACATCAATGCCAGAACAAGACAACGTAATTACTGAAGATGTCGAATTAGAAACAGACGTCGACTCAGAAACAGATGAAGAATGCGAAATCACCGACGAGGACATTCTCGACTTTGAACCAATAAGTCAATTAACAATGTTCCTGGCAGAAGATTCGACCCAAACGACATCCACAGCAACTCAAGAACATGTAGTCACCAGCGACAAAGATTAA